Proteins found in one Balaenoptera ricei isolate mBalRic1 chromosome 18, mBalRic1.hap2, whole genome shotgun sequence genomic segment:
- the LOC132352581 gene encoding uncharacterized protein LOC132352581 yields the protein MRFFRVLRSLWSPRPRHLACSPGRGRRGGSCCPPSSVCRAACRLGWRPRGTIRALSTILDPDLPMKPAQEEGVTPRRGRKAGTGVNARTCRCGDPEARLGAQGRRQGPSEGGSRRLPLASLSAQLRNCPRAHKAGPNPDLMQDAARGAPTGPPRGACAPRKAVPCLPELERVPGGSCFPAFRNVLALPGKYTFYIYLYVKT from the exons AGTCCTTAGGTCTCTGTGGTCCCCGAGGCCCAGGCACTTGGCCTGCTCCCCTGGCCGTGGAAGACGCGGGGGCTCCTGCTGTCCCCCCAGCTCCGTCTGCCGCGCTGCCTGCCGGCTGGGGTGGAGGCCACGCGGGACCATCAGAGCCCTTTCCACCATCTTAGATCCTGACCTTCCCATGAAACCTGCCCAGGAGGAGGGGGTGACgccaagaagagggagaaaagctGGAACTGGAGTAAATGCTAGGACCTGCAG gtGTGGAGACCCTGAGGCCCGGCTGGGAGCCCAAGGTCGCAGGCAGGGTCCCAGCGAGGGCGGCTCAAGACGCCTTCCCTTGGCATCCTTGTCAGCGCAGCTCAGGAACTGCCCAAGAGCACACAAGGCGGGTCCAAACCCGGACCTAATGCAGGACGCAGCCCGCGGGGCACCCACAGGCCCTCCGCGAGGAGCGTGTGCCCCCCGGAAGGCTGTGCCGTGCTTGCCAGAACTGGAGAGGGTGCCTGGAGGCAGCTGCTTTCCTGCCTTTAGAAACGTGCTTGCACTTCCTGGAAAATATacattctatatatatttatatgtaaaaacatAA